Proteins encoded within one genomic window of Episyrphus balteatus chromosome 1, idEpiBalt1.1, whole genome shotgun sequence:
- the LOC129906705 gene encoding adult cuticle protein 1-like encodes MKFAVFTVVVLALVFRAQSSVIPLGLGGIGPILSVGGPLGLGSVVVPGGSVSIQGQVIQGLPSSVAVQVPNLISVQGLPSAVTVAQSPIQVAVASPVAAVAAPVAVAAEGTYVAKTRGAVHVAPLAGHTQSATSVNLQPAPGTL; translated from the exons ATGAAG TTCGCCGTATTCACCGTAGTCGTGCTTGCTTTGGTCTTCCGCGCCCAATCATCTGTCATCCCTCTTGGTTTGGGAGGTATTGGTCCCATTCTATCAGTCGGAGGACCCTTGGGACTGGGATCTGTTGTAGTTCCCGGAGGATCAGTTTCAATTCAAGGTCAAGTCATCCAAGGACTTCCATCCAGTGTCGCCGTTCAGGTGCCAAATCTCATCTCAGTTCAAGGACTTCCATCTGCTGTGACTGTCGCTCAATCACCAATCCAAGTCGCTGTTGCATCTCCAGTTGCTGCTGTTGCCGCTCCAGTCGCTGTCGCAGCTGAAGGCACCTATGTAGCCAAGACTCGGGGAGCCGTTCACGTTGCTCCTTTGGCAGGACACACTCAATCTGCCACATCAGTCAATCTTCAACCAGCTCCAGGAACTTTGTAA
- the LOC129906706 gene encoding adult cuticle protein 1-like, whose protein sequence is MKFAVFTVVVLALVFNAHSSVIGLEGLGPILSVSGPAIVPAVVPGGSVAIQASVPQPNLGSVAIQASTGIVSVPSVVSVAQPAVAVALPAPVAPVVVAAEGTYVAKTRGAVHVAPLPGHLQSAASVNLEPAPGTL, encoded by the exons ATGAAg TTCGCAGTATTCACCGTAGTCGTGCTTGCTTTGGTCTTTAACGCCCACTCCTCCGTCATTGGATTGGAAGGACTTGGACCAATTCTTTCTGTCTCAGGACCTGCTATTGTACCCGCTGTTGTTCCAGGTGGATCAGTTGCTATTCAAGCCTCCGTTCCTCAACCAAATCTAGGAAGTGTTGCTATTCAAGCTTCAACTGGCATCGTTTCTGTACCATCTGTTGTGAGTGTTGCTCAACCAGCAGTTGCTGTTGCCCTTCCAGCTCCAGTAGCTCCAGTCGTTGTTGCCGCTGAAGGTACCTATGTTGCCAAGACACGGGGTGCTGTTCACGTAGCACCTTTGCCAGGACATTTACAATCTGCCGCTTCAGTCAATCTAGAACCAGCACCAGGAACTTTGTAA